From Pseudomonas sp. LS1212, the proteins below share one genomic window:
- the mtgA gene encoding monofunctional biosynthetic peptidoglycan transglycosylase, translating into MLRSYFRLFTKALLWFAAGSALLVLIFRWVPPPGTTLMVERKVESWFDGEPIDLQRSWRPWDDISDELKIAVIAGEDQKFAEHWGFDVRAIQAAFAHNELGGKLRGASTLSQQVSKNLFLWSGRSWLRKGLEAWFTALIEVLWPKQRILEVYLNSAEWDKGVFGAEAAAQHHFGVTAGRLSRQQASLLAAVLPNPRQWDASRPSAYIARRASWIRQQMRQLGGSSYLVQMDSVRKSPWAQ; encoded by the coding sequence ATGCTGCGTTCATACTTCCGCCTCTTCACGAAAGCCCTGCTCTGGTTCGCGGCTGGCAGCGCTTTGCTGGTGCTGATTTTTCGCTGGGTGCCACCTCCGGGCACGACCCTGATGGTCGAACGCAAGGTCGAATCCTGGTTCGATGGCGAGCCGATCGACCTGCAGCGCAGCTGGCGCCCCTGGGACGATATCTCCGATGAGCTCAAAATTGCCGTGATCGCTGGCGAAGACCAGAAGTTTGCCGAGCATTGGGGCTTCGATGTGCGAGCGATCCAGGCCGCCTTCGCCCACAACGAGCTTGGCGGCAAACTTCGCGGCGCCAGCACCCTGAGCCAGCAAGTCTCGAAAAACCTGTTCCTGTGGTCCGGCCGCAGCTGGCTGCGCAAAGGCCTGGAGGCCTGGTTCACCGCCTTGATCGAAGTGCTCTGGCCAAAGCAGCGCATTCTCGAGGTGTATCTCAACAGCGCCGAATGGGACAAGGGCGTGTTCGGCGCCGAAGCCGCCGCACAGCATCATTTCGGGGTAACTGCTGGCAGACTTTCACGCCAACAGGCAAGCCTGCTGGCGGCAGTGCTGCCCAACCCTCGGCAATGGGACGCCAGCCGTCCGAGTGCCTACATTGCCCGGCGGGCGAGCTGGATTCGACAACAGATGCGTCAGCTCGGTGGCAGCAGCTATCTGGTGCAGATGGATTCGGTGCGTAAGTCGCCCTGGGCGCAGTGA
- a CDS encoding thiazole synthase — translation MSNVRSDKPFTLAGRTFQSRLLVGTGKYRDMEETRLAIEASGAEIVTVAVRRTNIGQNPGEPNLLDVLPPDRYTILPNTAGCYDAVEAVRTCRLARELLDGHNLVKLEVLADQKTLFPNVIETLKAAEVLVKDGFDVMVYTSDDPIIARQLAEAGCIAVMPLAGLIGTGLGICNPYNLQIILEEAKVPVLVDAGVGTASDATIAMELGCEAVLMNSAIAHAQQPIMMAEAMKHAIVAGRLAYLAGRMPKKLYASASSPLDGLIK, via the coding sequence ATGAGCAACGTTCGTAGCGACAAGCCCTTCACGCTGGCCGGCCGTACCTTCCAGTCGCGTTTGCTGGTAGGCACCGGCAAGTACCGTGACATGGAAGAAACCCGCCTGGCCATCGAAGCCTCGGGCGCCGAAATCGTCACCGTTGCCGTGCGCCGGACCAACATCGGGCAAAACCCCGGTGAGCCGAACCTGCTCGACGTGCTGCCGCCGGATCGCTATACCATCCTGCCAAACACCGCCGGTTGCTATGATGCTGTCGAAGCCGTGCGCACCTGCCGCCTGGCCCGTGAACTGCTCGATGGTCACAATCTGGTCAAGCTGGAAGTCCTGGCTGACCAGAAGACCCTGTTCCCGAACGTGATCGAGACCCTCAAGGCCGCCGAAGTGCTGGTCAAGGACGGTTTCGACGTGATGGTCTACACCAGTGACGACCCGATCATCGCCCGTCAGCTGGCCGAAGCCGGCTGCATCGCGGTCATGCCGTTGGCAGGCCTGATCGGCACCGGCCTGGGTATCTGCAACCCGTACAACCTGCAGATCATCCTCGAAGAAGCCAAAGTGCCGGTGCTGGTCGATGCCGGTGTCGGTACCGCCTCCGATGCCACCATTGCCATGGAATTGGGTTGTGAAGCCGTGCTGATGAACTCCGCCATCGCCCATGCCCAGCAGCCGATCATGATGGCCGAGGCGATGAAGCACGCCATCGTCGCCGGCCGCCTGGCGTATCTGGCCGGGCGCATGCCGAAAAAACTCTATGCCAGCGCATCGTCGCCGCTGGATGGTCTGATCAAGTAA
- the rpoH gene encoding RNA polymerase sigma factor RpoH, with protein MTTSLQPAYALVPGANLEAYVHTVNSIPLLTPEQERELAESLYYEQDLGAARQMVLAHLRFVVHIARSYSGYGLAQADLIQEGNVGLMKAVKRFNPEMGVRLVSFAVHWIKAEIHEFILRNWRIVKVATTKAQRKLFFNLRSQKKRLAWLNNEEVHRVAESLGVEPREVREMESRLTGQDMAFDPAAEADDDSAFQSPVNYLEDHRYDPARQLEDADWSDNSTSNLHEALEVLDERSRDILYQRWLAEEKATLHDLAQKYNVSAERIRQLEKNAMNKLKVSIAA; from the coding sequence ATGACCACTTCTTTGCAACCTGCATATGCTCTGGTCCCGGGTGCGAACCTGGAGGCCTATGTGCACACGGTGAACAGCATCCCGTTGCTGACTCCGGAGCAGGAGCGTGAACTGGCCGAGAGTCTCTACTATGAGCAGGATCTTGGGGCGGCTCGGCAGATGGTGCTCGCCCACCTGCGTTTCGTTGTACATATCGCCCGTAGCTATTCCGGCTATGGGCTGGCTCAGGCTGACCTGATCCAGGAAGGTAACGTCGGCCTGATGAAGGCCGTGAAGCGCTTCAACCCGGAAATGGGTGTGCGCCTGGTATCATTCGCCGTGCACTGGATCAAGGCGGAAATCCACGAATTCATCCTGCGCAACTGGCGCATCGTCAAGGTCGCCACGACCAAGGCCCAGCGCAAGTTGTTCTTCAACCTGCGCAGCCAGAAGAAGCGTCTGGCCTGGCTGAACAACGAAGAAGTCCATCGCGTGGCCGAAAGCCTGGGTGTGGAGCCGCGTGAAGTCCGCGAAATGGAAAGCCGCCTGACCGGTCAGGACATGGCCTTCGACCCTGCGGCCGAAGCCGATGACGACAGCGCCTTCCAGTCGCCGGTCAACTACCTCGAAGACCACCGTTACGATCCGGCGCGTCAACTGGAGGATGCGGACTGGAGCGACAACTCCACCAGCAACCTGCATGAAGCGCTGGAAGTGCTGGACGAGCGTAGCCGCGATATCCTCTATCAGCGCTGGCTGGCAGAAGAGAAGGCCACGCTGCATGACCTGGCGCAGAAGTACAACGTGTCGGCAGAGCGTATTCGCCAGCTGGAGAAGAACGCGATGAACAAACTCAAGGTTTCGATAGCTGCTTGA
- the ftsY gene encoding signal recognition particle-docking protein FtsY encodes MFGSNDDKKTPAPAGEKKSLFGWLRKKTQETVAEQPQTPAPAAPEPIAPVQTAAPQTVIGTPAEVTPEVAPAPVVPPVGLVLPVPEEPVALVANLEPHQPPPIPSRPQYNHEPVVSFAPQQPQYPQYPQQPPQPPQPPQPPQPTQVAPEPAPVLVEPVARVAEPAPAPAPAPAPVAPVAQVPVPVPVPAPELSAPTAAPAPGEESKVGFFARLKQGLSKTSASIGEGMASLFLGKKIIDDDLLDEIETRLLTADVGVDATSVIVQSLTQKVARKQLADADALYKSLQGELADMLKPVERPLKIHSENKPFVILVVGVNGAGKTTTIGKLAKKLQLEGKKVMLAAGDTFRAAAVEQLQVWGERNQIPVIAQHTGADSASVIFDAVQAAKARGIDVLIADTAGRLHTKDNLMEELKKVRRVIGKLDADAPHEVLLVLDAGTGQNAINQAKQFNQTVELTGLALTKLDGTAKGGVIFALAKQFNLPIRYIGVGEGIDDLRTFEADNFVKALFAERERP; translated from the coding sequence ATGTTTGGTTCCAACGACGACAAAAAGACCCCGGCCCCGGCTGGAGAAAAGAAAAGCCTGTTCGGATGGCTGCGTAAAAAAACGCAGGAAACCGTTGCCGAGCAGCCACAGACACCTGCGCCCGCAGCACCGGAGCCGATCGCCCCGGTACAGACTGCTGCGCCACAAACGGTCATCGGCACCCCGGCCGAGGTTACGCCTGAGGTTGCACCTGCGCCAGTCGTACCGCCCGTCGGGCTGGTTCTGCCAGTGCCCGAGGAGCCGGTGGCCCTGGTCGCGAACCTGGAGCCGCATCAGCCCCCGCCGATCCCGTCGCGGCCTCAGTACAACCACGAACCGGTGGTTTCGTTTGCGCCGCAGCAACCGCAGTATCCGCAGTATCCGCAGCAACCACCGCAACCACCGCAACCACCGCAGCCACCGCAGCCAACGCAGGTCGCCCCCGAACCCGCGCCGGTGCTGGTTGAGCCCGTGGCCCGTGTCGCTGAGCCTGCACCTGCACCTGCACCTGCACCTGCACCTGTCGCACCTGTCGCACAAGTCCCTGTCCCTGTCCCTGTCCCTGCCCCGGAACTGTCCGCACCCACCGCAGCGCCTGCGCCGGGCGAAGAGTCCAAGGTCGGTTTCTTCGCCCGCCTCAAGCAGGGGTTGTCGAAAACCAGCGCCAGCATTGGCGAAGGCATGGCCAGCCTGTTCCTGGGCAAGAAGATTATCGATGACGACCTGCTCGATGAAATCGAAACGCGCTTGCTCACTGCCGACGTGGGCGTCGATGCGACTTCGGTCATCGTCCAGAGCCTGACCCAGAAGGTCGCCCGCAAGCAGCTGGCCGACGCCGATGCGCTGTACAAGTCGTTGCAGGGCGAACTGGCCGACATGCTCAAGCCGGTCGAGCGCCCGCTGAAGATCCATTCAGAGAACAAGCCGTTCGTGATCCTGGTAGTCGGCGTCAACGGTGCCGGGAAAACCACCACCATCGGCAAACTGGCCAAGAAGCTTCAACTCGAAGGCAAGAAAGTCATGCTGGCGGCCGGCGACACCTTCCGCGCCGCGGCTGTCGAGCAGCTGCAGGTCTGGGGCGAGCGTAACCAGATCCCGGTGATCGCCCAGCACACCGGCGCCGATTCGGCTTCGGTGATCTTTGACGCCGTACAGGCGGCCAAGGCCCGCGGCATCGATGTGTTGATCGCCGATACCGCCGGTCGCCTGCACACCAAAGACAATTTGATGGAAGAACTGAAAAAGGTTCGCCGAGTGATCGGCAAGCTCGATGCCGATGCGCCGCATGAGGTGCTGCTGGTGCTCGATGCCGGTACCGGTCAGAACGCCATCAACCAGGCCAAGCAATTCAACCAGACCGTCGAATTGACAGGCCTTGCCCTGACCAAGCTCGATGGTACGGCCAAGGGTGGGGTAATTTTTGCCCTGGCCAAGCAGTTCAATCTGCCGATTCGCTATATTGGTGTTGGTGAAGGTATTGACGACCTGCGGACTTTTGAAGCGGATAACTTCGTCAAAGCACTATTTGCCGAGCGGGAGCGCCCATGA
- the thiS gene encoding sulfur carrier protein ThiS — translation MRIQLNGDSFELPDGETVAALLTRLDLTGRRVAVELNLDIVPRSQHAATALREGDQVEVVHAIGGG, via the coding sequence ATGCGCATTCAATTGAACGGTGACTCCTTTGAACTGCCCGACGGCGAGACCGTTGCGGCATTGTTGACCCGGCTTGACCTGACCGGTCGCCGGGTCGCGGTCGAACTGAACCTGGACATCGTGCCGCGCAGCCAGCACGCTGCCACCGCGCTGCGCGAAGGCGACCAGGTTGAAGTCGTACACGCCATTGGCGGCGGTTGA
- a CDS encoding pitrilysin family protein — MNALARRAAGLLLSTVCLPFAVFAADPQPTHEFILDNGLKVVVREDHRAPVVVSQVWYKVGSSYETPGQTGLSHALEHMMFKGSEKIGPGEASRILRDLGAEENAFTSDDYTGYYQVLARDRLGVALELEADRMASLRLPADEFSREIEVIKEERRLRTDDNPSSKAYELFKAMAYPASGYHTPTIGWMADLERMKVEELRHWYQSWYVPNNATLVVVGDVTPEEVKALAQRYFGAIPKRPTPAAKLPLELAKPGLRQLTLRVRTQLPSVIYGFNVPSLATAKDPRQVHALRLIAALLDGGYSARFATRLERDQELVSGASASYNAFTRGDSLFTLSATPNTQKNKTLDEVEKGFWQLLEELKSAPPSAEELERVRAQVIAGLVYDRDSISSQATTIGQLETVGLSWKLIDHELDELKSVTPADIQKAASTFFTRERLSIAHVLPEETAHE, encoded by the coding sequence ATGAATGCTCTAGCCCGCCGCGCCGCTGGCCTGTTGCTCAGCACTGTTTGTCTGCCGTTTGCAGTCTTTGCCGCCGATCCTCAACCCACCCACGAGTTCATCCTCGACAATGGCCTGAAGGTTGTCGTGCGTGAAGATCACCGTGCGCCGGTAGTGGTTTCCCAGGTCTGGTACAAGGTTGGCTCCAGCTACGAGACGCCGGGGCAGACCGGTTTGTCCCACGCCCTGGAGCACATGATGTTCAAGGGCAGCGAGAAGATAGGCCCGGGCGAAGCCTCGCGCATCCTTCGCGATCTTGGCGCCGAAGAGAACGCCTTCACCAGCGACGACTACACCGGCTATTACCAGGTGCTGGCCCGCGACCGCCTGGGCGTCGCCCTGGAGCTGGAAGCCGACCGCATGGCCAGCCTGCGCCTGCCGGCCGATGAGTTCAGTCGCGAAATCGAAGTCATCAAGGAAGAGCGCCGCCTGCGTACCGACGACAATCCCAGCTCCAAGGCCTACGAACTGTTCAAGGCCATGGCCTACCCGGCCAGCGGCTATCACACCCCGACCATCGGCTGGATGGCCGACCTCGAGCGCATGAAAGTCGAAGAGCTGCGCCACTGGTATCAATCCTGGTACGTGCCGAACAATGCCACCCTGGTGGTGGTTGGCGATGTCACCCCGGAGGAAGTGAAAGCCCTCGCCCAGCGCTATTTCGGCGCCATTCCCAAGCGCCCGACGCCGGCCGCGAAGTTGCCGCTGGAGCTGGCAAAACCCGGCCTGCGCCAGCTGACCCTGCGCGTACGCACGCAACTGCCCAGCGTGATCTACGGCTTCAACGTGCCTAGCCTCGCCACGGCCAAGGACCCGCGCCAGGTGCACGCCCTGCGCCTGATCGCAGCCTTGCTCGATGGCGGCTACAGTGCCCGTTTCGCCACCCGGTTGGAGCGCGACCAGGAACTGGTCTCCGGCGCCTCGGCCAGCTACAACGCCTTCACCCGCGGCGACAGCCTGTTCACGCTCTCGGCAACGCCCAACACCCAGAAAAACAAGACCCTGGATGAAGTCGAAAAAGGCTTCTGGCAATTGCTCGAAGAACTGAAAAGCGCCCCGCCTTCGGCCGAGGAACTGGAGCGCGTGCGCGCCCAGGTCATCGCCGGGCTGGTCTATGACCGCGACTCGATCAGCAGCCAGGCGACCACTATCGGCCAGCTGGAAACCGTCGGCCTGTCGTGGAAACTCATCGACCACGAGCTGGACGAGCTGAAAAGCGTGACCCCGGCCGACATCCAGAAGGCCGCCAGCACCTTCTTCACCCGCGAACGTCTCAGTATCGCCCATGTATTGCCCGAGGAAACAGCTCATGAGTGA
- the ltrA gene encoding group II intron reverse transcriptase/maturase: MEITSGEVVRSPVSDEVNCPQDESDYAGQGLLERAFARENLKRAWKRVKANKGAAGVDGLDIDQTAEHLLSQWVVIREQLVSGVYRPSPVRRVAIPKPDGGQRELGIPTVTDRLIQQALLQILQPLLDPTFSEHSYGFRPGRCAQGAVLAAQCYVSSGRKVVVDVDLEKFFDRVDHDILMDRLRKRISDRAVIRLIRAYLGAGTLINGVLENSLCGAPQGGPLSPLLANVLLDEVDRELERRGHCFVRYADDANVYVRSQKAGHRVMALLRRLYEKLHLSVNESKSAVTSAFGRKFLGYELWIARGEVKRASSYKAQKQFKQRIRWYTRRSCGRSLQQIVDDLRPYILGWKTYFGLSQTPAVWRELDEWIRHRLRAIQLKQWKRGTTTYRELRALGATRQVAQKVAGNTCRWWRNSRLELNRVLNIAWFDRLGLVRLS; encoded by the coding sequence ATGGAGATAACGAGCGGTGAAGTCGTGAGAAGTCCCGTCAGCGACGAGGTCAATTGCCCGCAAGATGAATCCGACTACGCAGGGCAAGGGCTGCTGGAACGCGCCTTTGCGAGAGAAAACCTGAAACGGGCGTGGAAACGGGTCAAGGCCAATAAAGGTGCAGCAGGGGTCGACGGTCTGGATATAGATCAGACGGCCGAACATCTGCTGAGCCAATGGGTTGTGATTCGTGAACAGCTTGTGTCCGGTGTCTATCGGCCTAGTCCGGTACGACGTGTGGCCATCCCCAAGCCCGACGGCGGTCAGCGCGAGCTGGGTATTCCGACGGTCACCGACCGTCTGATCCAACAAGCGTTGCTGCAAATTTTGCAGCCGCTACTCGATCCCACTTTCAGTGAGCACAGCTACGGCTTCCGTCCGGGGCGTTGTGCACAGGGGGCCGTCTTGGCGGCTCAGTGCTACGTGTCCTCGGGTCGAAAAGTGGTGGTGGATGTGGATCTGGAGAAATTCTTCGACCGGGTCGATCACGACATTCTGATGGATCGTCTACGTAAACGGATTTCGGATCGGGCGGTTATCCGGCTGATTCGGGCGTATCTGGGTGCGGGAACGCTGATTAATGGCGTGCTCGAAAACAGTCTTTGCGGGGCGCCGCAAGGCGGCCCGCTGTCGCCGTTGCTGGCGAATGTGCTGCTGGATGAAGTGGATCGGGAGCTTGAACGCCGAGGTCATTGCTTCGTGCGCTATGCCGACGATGCGAATGTCTATGTTCGCAGTCAGAAGGCGGGGCACCGGGTAATGGCTTTGCTGAGGCGTCTGTATGAAAAGCTGCACTTGAGTGTCAACGAGAGCAAAAGTGCAGTGACGAGTGCGTTTGGTCGCAAGTTTCTAGGCTATGAGTTGTGGATAGCCCGAGGCGAAGTCAAACGTGCTTCATCCTACAAAGCGCAGAAGCAGTTCAAGCAGCGGATACGCTGGTACACCCGGCGCTCATGCGGTCGTAGCCTGCAACAGATCGTCGATGATCTGCGACCTTACATTCTGGGGTGGAAAACTTACTTCGGCTTGTCGCAAACCCCAGCCGTCTGGCGTGAGCTGGACGAATGGATACGACACCGGCTGCGAGCGATCCAGCTCAAGCAGTGGAAGCGGGGAACGACGACCTATCGGGAGCTGCGAGCGCTTGGCGCGACCCGGCAAGTGGCGCAAAAAGTGGCTGGAAACACCTGTCGCTGGTGGCGTAACAGTCGTTTGGAGCTGAATCGCGTGCTTAATATTGCGTGGTTCGACAGGCTGGGATTAGTGCGCCTCTCATAA
- the ftsE gene encoding cell division ATP-binding protein FtsE: protein MIRFEQVGKRYPNGHVGLHELSFRVRRGEFLFVTGHSGAGKSTLLRLLLAMERPTTGKLLLAGQDLGQISNAQIPFLRRQIGVVFQNHQLLFDRTVFNNVALPLQILGLSKPEIAKRVDSALERVALSDKAELYPGDLSTGQQQRVGIARAIVHRPALLLADEPTGNLDPRLAAEIMGVFEDINRLGTSVLIASHDLALIARMRHRMLTLQRGRLIGDGEAAQ from the coding sequence ATGATTCGATTCGAACAGGTCGGTAAACGCTATCCGAACGGTCACGTCGGCTTGCATGAGCTGAGCTTTCGAGTGCGTCGGGGAGAGTTCTTGTTTGTCACCGGCCACTCCGGTGCCGGGAAAAGTACCTTGCTGCGCCTGTTGCTGGCGATGGAGCGCCCGACCACCGGCAAGCTGCTGCTGGCCGGCCAGGATCTGGGACAGATCAGCAACGCGCAAATTCCCTTCCTGCGTCGGCAGATCGGCGTTGTGTTCCAGAACCACCAGTTGCTCTTCGACCGCACGGTGTTCAATAACGTCGCCCTGCCGTTGCAGATTCTCGGCCTGTCCAAACCCGAAATCGCCAAACGGGTGGATTCGGCGCTTGAGCGGGTTGCCCTGTCGGACAAGGCCGAACTTTACCCGGGCGATCTGTCGACCGGTCAGCAGCAGCGTGTCGGCATTGCCCGCGCCATCGTTCACCGCCCGGCACTTTTGCTGGCCGATGAACCGACCGGCAACCTCGATCCGCGCCTGGCTGCGGAAATCATGGGTGTTTTCGAAGATATCAACCGCCTGGGCACCAGCGTACTGATCGCCAGTCACGACCTGGCTCTGATTGCGCGCATGCGCCATCGCATGCTGACCCTGCAACGCGGCCGCTTGATCGGTGATGGGGAGGCCGCGCAATGA
- a CDS encoding DUF423 domain-containing protein → MLRSFLMLAAFFGFTGVALGAFAAHGLKNRLSSEYLAIFHTGVNYQLVHTLALLAIALLATQLPGRLVTWAGGLFCVGILLFSGSLYLLTLTGVSKLGIITPFGGLAFLAGWLCLGVAAWRLT, encoded by the coding sequence ATGCTTCGTAGCTTTTTAATGCTGGCTGCCTTCTTCGGCTTTACCGGTGTGGCGCTTGGCGCATTCGCCGCCCATGGCTTGAAGAATCGTTTGAGCAGTGAGTATTTGGCGATCTTCCATACCGGCGTCAATTATCAGCTGGTACACACGCTGGCATTGCTGGCAATCGCGCTGTTGGCCACGCAGCTGCCGGGGCGCCTGGTCACTTGGGCCGGCGGTCTGTTCTGCGTGGGTATCCTGCTGTTCTCCGGTAGTCTCTACCTGTTGACCCTGACGGGCGTGAGCAAGCTGGGCATCATTACCCCCTTCGGCGGGTTGGCCTTTCTGGCGGGTTGGCTGTGCCTGGGGGTGGCTGCCTGGCGATTGACTTGA
- the ftsX gene encoding permease-like cell division protein FtsX, whose product MSATRSPKVSDRVAPKAADPQPEKKKKIRDEDDGPDFSTLLHAWLESHRSSLLDSLRRLGKQPIGSFFTCLVMAIALSLPMGLSLLLSNVERLGGSWQRAAQISLYLQLDTSSRDGEALRDQIKALPGVAEAEYVSREQALDEFQKQSGLGEALRELPENPLPGVVVVTPDEVDKAALETLRQRLAELPRVEQAQLDLVWVERLAAILKLGDRFVFGLTVLLVSALLLVIGNTIRLHIENRRTEIEVIKLVGGTDSYVRRPFLYMGALYGLGAGVLSWGVLAFGLDWLNDAVVGLSELYGSDFALAGVPMADGLSLLLGAVLLGYIGAWIAVARHLSELAPR is encoded by the coding sequence ATGAGTGCCACACGTAGTCCGAAGGTTTCCGACCGGGTAGCGCCAAAGGCGGCCGATCCGCAGCCGGAAAAGAAAAAGAAAATCCGTGATGAGGATGACGGTCCGGATTTCAGCACCCTGTTGCATGCCTGGCTGGAAAGCCATCGTTCGAGCCTGCTCGACAGCCTGCGACGGCTGGGCAAGCAACCGATCGGCAGCTTCTTCACCTGCCTGGTGATGGCGATCGCCTTGAGCCTTCCCATGGGCTTGTCGCTGTTGCTCAGTAACGTCGAGCGTCTGGGCGGCTCCTGGCAGCGTGCGGCGCAGATTTCGCTGTACCTGCAACTGGACACCAGCAGCCGTGATGGCGAAGCCTTGCGCGACCAGATCAAGGCGCTGCCGGGTGTGGCAGAAGCCGAGTACGTCAGCCGTGAGCAGGCGCTCGATGAGTTCCAGAAGCAATCCGGGCTGGGCGAGGCCTTGCGCGAATTGCCGGAAAACCCACTGCCTGGCGTGGTCGTGGTCACCCCGGACGAAGTCGACAAGGCGGCGCTTGAAACGTTGCGCCAGCGGCTGGCCGAGTTGCCCCGGGTTGAGCAGGCCCAGCTCGATCTGGTCTGGGTGGAGCGTCTTGCGGCCATTTTGAAGCTGGGGGACCGTTTCGTCTTCGGCCTGACTGTTTTGCTGGTTTCAGCGCTTCTGCTCGTAATTGGTAACACTATTCGCCTGCACATCGAGAACCGTCGTACGGAAATCGAGGTGATCAAGCTGGTGGGCGGTACTGATAGCTACGTGCGTAGGCCTTTTCTCTACATGGGTGCGCTTTATGGCTTGGGCGCGGGCGTACTTTCCTGGGGCGTGCTGGCTTTCGGGCTGGACTGGCTGAACGACGCGGTTGTCGGGCTTTCCGAGCTGTACGGCAGCGACTTCGCGTTGGCAGGAGTGCCGATGGCCGATGGTCTGTCGCTCTTGCTTGGTGCGGTCCTGTTAGGGTATATCGGTGCTTGGATTGCGGTCGCCCGTCATTTAAGCGAGCTTGCACCGCGATAA
- the trmB gene encoding tRNA (guanosine(46)-N7)-methyltransferase TrmB: MTESQESPISADGEERQHRRIKSFVMRAGRMTEGQQRGLDQGAPLFVLPLSESTVDFDQVFGRTAPRTLEIGFGMGHSLLEMAAAAPEQDFIGVEVHRPGVGALLNGVLTQGLRNLRVYDCDAIEVLNKCVADNSLDRVLLFFPDPWHKSRHHKRRIVQPAFAELVRSKLKVGGVLHMATDWEPYAEYMLEVMNVAPGYRNLAENGRCVPRPAERPITKFERRGERLGHGVWDLKFEKLA, translated from the coding sequence ATGACTGAATCGCAAGAATCGCCGATTTCCGCTGACGGCGAAGAACGCCAGCACCGCCGCATCAAGAGTTTCGTGATGCGCGCCGGTCGCATGACCGAAGGCCAGCAGCGCGGCCTGGACCAGGGCGCACCGCTGTTTGTCCTGCCATTGAGCGAGAGCACGGTCGATTTCGACCAGGTTTTTGGCCGTACGGCACCGCGCACCCTCGAAATCGGCTTCGGCATGGGCCATTCGCTGCTGGAAATGGCTGCGGCAGCCCCGGAGCAGGATTTCATCGGTGTGGAAGTGCACCGGCCAGGCGTTGGCGCGCTGCTCAATGGCGTGCTGACCCAGGGGCTGCGCAATTTGCGGGTCTACGATTGCGACGCGATCGAGGTGCTCAACAAGTGCGTAGCCGACAACAGCCTGGATCGCGTGTTGCTGTTCTTCCCGGACCCTTGGCACAAGAGCCGTCACCACAAGCGGCGCATCGTTCAGCCAGCATTCGCTGAACTGGTACGCAGCAAGCTGAAGGTCGGTGGCGTCCTGCACATGGCAACCGATTGGGAACCCTATGCCGAATACATGCTGGAAGTGATGAATGTCGCGCCGGGCTACCGCAATTTGGCCGAAAATGGCCGCTGTGTGCCACGCCCGGCCGAGCGCCCGATTACCAAGTTCGAACGCCGTGGCGAACGGCTTGGGCATGGGGTGTGGGACCTGAAGTTCGAAAAGCTGGCTTGA